In Acinetobacter sp. C32I, one genomic interval encodes:
- a CDS encoding HlyD family secretion protein has protein sequence MPPPPPPPTSKLIKTKRSTLWWMLLVLMVGITIILWAWRIGPFHTAVEQTDNSYVKGKTTILSSQINGYIKDVLVKDFDQVKQGQVLMHIDATTYDQKVTQAASGVEQAENSLANQTQAIAQRQADVVAAQAKLDQVKAQYDLSVAQLKRYQQLGDSGAASKSEQDKAAADAQNNHALLKQAEANILVAQEALKTAQVAQSGLKAQVNSAQAQLDQANTTKDYSTIVAPLDGQLGEVNPRVGQYVAAGTQLLYLIPTQTWVIANFKETQIANMKIGQKAYFTVDAMNHQKFTGHVEQISPAAGSEFSVLKPDNATGNFTKVVQRISVRIAIDPNQKGIENLRPGMSVITSVDTDS, from the coding sequence ATGCCGCCTCCACCACCACCACCGACCAGTAAACTCATTAAAACTAAACGCTCTACCCTGTGGTGGATGCTACTGGTGTTAATGGTCGGGATCACCATTATTTTATGGGCGTGGCGCATTGGCCCCTTTCATACGGCGGTTGAACAAACCGACAATAGCTATGTGAAAGGTAAAACCACCATCCTGTCTTCGCAGATCAATGGCTATATCAAAGATGTCTTAGTCAAAGACTTTGATCAAGTCAAACAGGGTCAGGTGTTGATGCATATTGATGCTACAACCTATGACCAAAAAGTGACGCAAGCAGCATCTGGCGTTGAGCAAGCCGAAAACAGTCTTGCTAATCAAACCCAAGCCATTGCGCAACGTCAGGCCGATGTTGTGGCCGCACAAGCCAAACTGGATCAAGTCAAGGCACAGTATGATTTATCTGTAGCCCAGCTAAAACGCTACCAACAATTGGGCGATAGCGGTGCGGCGTCTAAATCTGAACAAGATAAAGCCGCGGCAGATGCGCAGAATAATCACGCCTTACTAAAACAAGCCGAAGCCAATATCTTGGTGGCACAAGAAGCTTTAAAAACTGCGCAAGTGGCACAGTCTGGCTTAAAAGCACAAGTCAATAGTGCACAAGCACAACTCGACCAAGCCAATACCACCAAAGACTACAGCACCATTGTTGCACCACTGGATGGACAATTGGGTGAGGTCAATCCACGAGTCGGTCAATATGTCGCAGCGGGAACACAATTGCTTTATCTGATTCCGACACAAACGTGGGTGATTGCCAACTTTAAAGAAACCCAAATTGCCAATATGAAAATTGGGCAAAAAGCATATTTCACCGTCGATGCGATGAATCATCAGAAATTTACAGGACATGTTGAACAGATTTCCCCTGCCGCAGGTTCAGAATTTAGCGTGCTGAAACCCGACAATGCCACAGGTAATTTCACCAAAGTGGTACAACGTATTTCAGTCCGTATCGCCATCGACCCGAATCAAAAAGGCATCGAAAACTTACGTCCTGGGATGTCGGTAATTACCTCTGTGGATACCGACTCCTAA
- a CDS encoding pyridoxal-phosphate dependent enzyme, giving the protein MFDHIAFPTPYQTLALPSSVQLTIKRLDLIHPHISGNKFYKLKYNLLAAQQQALTQVLTFGGAFSNHIAATAYAAQHFGLQSIGIIRGEELATQDLNPTLQTAQDFGMQLHFVSRAEYRLRHEAEYLQQLQQQYPQAFIIPEGGSNALALQGTQEILSKDDRENYDVICCAVGTGGTIAGLIESSSAQQQVLGFSALKGDFLKQDIQQWTNKSNWSLTDAYCCGGYAKTTAELLQFMQHFEQQYAIPLEQVYTAKMMLGLFDLIQQQYFPEHTRILAIHTGGLQGRLK; this is encoded by the coding sequence ATGTTTGATCACATTGCTTTTCCCACCCCCTATCAAACATTAGCACTTCCCAGTTCGGTTCAACTGACCATTAAGCGTTTGGATCTGATTCATCCGCATATTTCAGGCAATAAATTTTATAAGCTGAAATACAACCTGCTTGCAGCACAACAACAAGCTTTGACCCAAGTCCTGACTTTTGGCGGTGCATTCTCAAATCATATTGCCGCAACCGCCTATGCCGCACAGCACTTTGGCTTGCAAAGCATTGGCATAATTCGTGGTGAAGAACTTGCAACTCAAGACTTAAACCCTACCCTACAGACAGCACAAGATTTTGGTATGCAATTGCATTTTGTCAGTCGGGCTGAGTATCGGCTACGCCATGAAGCGGAATATTTACAACAACTTCAACAGCAATATCCTCAAGCCTTTATTATTCCAGAAGGTGGCAGCAATGCACTTGCACTGCAAGGAACACAGGAAATTCTGAGCAAAGATGATCGAGAAAATTATGATGTGATTTGTTGTGCAGTTGGAACAGGTGGCACCATTGCTGGACTGATTGAAAGCAGCTCTGCACAACAGCAGGTTTTAGGCTTTTCAGCATTGAAAGGCGACTTCCTAAAACAGGATATTCAACAGTGGACCAATAAAAGTAATTGGTCTTTAACCGATGCCTATTGCTGTGGTGGTTATGCCAAAACCACAGCTGAGTTGCTGCAATTTATGCAACACTTCGAACAACAATATGCAATTCCTTTGGAACAGGTCTATACCGCCAAGATGATGCTGGGGTTATTCGATTTAATCCAGCAGCAGTATTTTCCTGAACATACACGTATTTTGGCGATCCATACCGGTGGACTACAAGGTCGCTTAAAATAA
- a CDS encoding NAD(P)/FAD-dependent oxidoreductase: MVHQVDVVVLGAGASGLMLAAEAGKRGRSVVVLEKANKVGKKILMSGGGKCNFTNLEVEAANYLSENPHFVISALTRYTNWDFIGLVCEYGIEYEERKHGQLFTLKGSKEILELLLSECDKAKRVQIQTHCEVQQVKAQADSSFMIETSQGTYHCESLVVATGGLSIPTLGGSGFGYELAQQFGHHVYPTRAGLVPFTFSDQFKEVTTRLSGNALDATLVNDRHQFTEALLFTHRGLSGPSSLQLSNYWHVGESFKIDFFPSQDFAQFFKDKKKSQPKVLLRTLISEFTAKSIVLELQQLIWADQSETPIGNLSDVQLEHIAAQLHAFTVKPSGTEGYRTAEVTLGGVDTSEVSSKTMESKKQKGLYFIGEVLDVTGHLGGYNFQWAWSSAQAAAQFV, encoded by the coding sequence ATGGTTCATCAAGTTGATGTTGTTGTTTTAGGTGCAGGTGCATCGGGCTTGATGTTGGCTGCAGAAGCAGGCAAACGTGGGCGCTCGGTTGTGGTCTTAGAAAAAGCCAATAAAGTCGGCAAAAAGATTTTGATGTCAGGTGGTGGTAAATGTAACTTTACCAATCTGGAGGTCGAAGCTGCCAATTATTTGTCTGAAAACCCACATTTCGTCATCTCAGCCTTAACGCGATACACCAATTGGGACTTTATTGGTTTAGTGTGTGAATACGGCATCGAGTATGAAGAACGCAAGCACGGGCAATTATTTACCCTCAAAGGATCTAAAGAGATTCTGGAACTATTACTTTCAGAATGTGACAAAGCCAAACGTGTCCAGATTCAAACTCATTGTGAAGTACAGCAAGTGAAGGCGCAGGCAGATTCCAGTTTTATGATTGAAACCAGTCAAGGGACTTATCACTGTGAGTCTTTGGTGGTGGCAACGGGTGGATTATCCATTCCAACTCTTGGTGGCTCAGGTTTTGGTTATGAACTGGCGCAACAGTTCGGACATCATGTCTACCCAACCCGTGCGGGTCTGGTTCCTTTCACCTTCTCAGATCAGTTTAAAGAAGTCACCACCCGCTTGAGTGGCAATGCATTAGACGCAACCTTGGTCAATGATCGTCATCAATTTACCGAAGCTTTGCTGTTTACCCATCGTGGTCTCAGTGGTCCAAGCTCACTGCAACTTTCGAACTACTGGCATGTTGGGGAAAGCTTTAAAATTGATTTCTTCCCAAGCCAAGACTTTGCACAATTCTTTAAAGATAAGAAAAAGTCACAGCCTAAAGTTCTACTACGCACCTTAATCAGTGAATTTACCGCCAAAAGTATTGTACTTGAATTACAGCAACTGATTTGGGCAGATCAAAGTGAAACACCAATTGGCAATCTCAGTGATGTACAGCTCGAACATATAGCAGCGCAATTGCATGCATTTACGGTAAAACCATCAGGTACCGAAGGTTATCGAACTGCCGAAGTCACACTGGGTGGGGTCGATACCAGTGAAGTGTCTTCCAAAACCATGGAAAGTAAAAAACAGAAAGGCCTCTATTTTATCGGTGAAGTACTCGATGTAACAGGACACTTAGGCGGCTATAACTTTCAGTGGGCATGGTCTTCTGCGCAAGCCGCAGCTCAATTCGTTTAA